A genomic segment from Syntrophotalea acetylenivorans encodes:
- a CDS encoding TonB-dependent receptor plug domain-containing protein produces MRTGWFAALTALALLATPLATGTALAADDGVYRLGEVVVSGEQEGVEAIGTTHKVTAKEIETRGVRTLDEAIDMLPGVQVRTAADGAPRIDMRGFRTRHVKLLLNGTPFNGTNDGQFDPSLISVENIAEITVTTGGGSELYGSGGNAGIINIVTKKGTKGANGSMGVELSEVDATLLRATSSYGTEKYDVFVSGSYYERDAYRMSNHYGEELNEDGDERENSDRDRKNFFANFGYQPTDATLLGMTFSYLKGERGKPPITLEGYNSKKGTGDVFAKTIKYQRQEDEEFNVQLAASHNFAGPLSVKGWAYFNRLDVDEEEFEDDTYSTLKNGKSVYSETEISGANLQLSYDTQNSGRATLGLMVENDDYESEGDDGVEIDNGDFQLYSASLEYEVSPMDKLGVVLGAGAHLQDRESDNEEDFSYLVGLTYDLSEGTRLKASHARKVRFPTIRDLYDTDDGKVNEDLKAETTWHYEAGIEQVLPAKTLLSVTGFYIDIEDYIEKVNDVRQNFDEYEFYGVEVGAENRYFDRLFLRVSYTYMSTEDKSDDTERDELQNRPEHKVTLESTCSLPWGLTAYAGAQYMTDNYYYSVDGNEEQDKLSDIFLVDFKLNKAAANGAIDLYVGVDNVFDEDYEQSYGFPLAGRTFYGGATWKF; encoded by the coding sequence ATGAGAACTGGTTGGTTTGCGGCATTGACCGCACTGGCTCTGCTAGCGACGCCTTTGGCGACCGGCACGGCTCTGGCTGCCGACGACGGTGTCTATCGTCTCGGCGAAGTTGTTGTTTCCGGTGAACAAGAGGGGGTCGAGGCCATCGGCACCACCCACAAGGTAACTGCCAAGGAAATCGAAACACGCGGCGTACGCACCCTCGACGAAGCCATCGACATGCTGCCCGGTGTGCAAGTCCGTACGGCTGCAGACGGTGCTCCGCGTATCGACATGCGCGGGTTCCGCACCCGTCACGTCAAGCTGTTGCTCAACGGTACACCCTTCAACGGCACCAACGACGGTCAGTTCGACCCTTCGTTGATTTCGGTGGAGAATATCGCCGAGATCACAGTCACCACCGGTGGCGGTTCCGAACTCTACGGTTCGGGTGGTAACGCCGGGATTATCAATATTGTCACCAAGAAGGGCACCAAAGGTGCTAACGGTTCCATGGGTGTTGAACTGTCCGAGGTCGATGCCACCTTGTTGCGGGCCACCAGCTCCTACGGTACGGAAAAATACGATGTCTTTGTCAGTGGCAGCTACTACGAGCGTGATGCCTATAGGATGTCAAACCATTACGGCGAAGAACTAAATGAAGATGGCGACGAGCGGGAAAACAGCGACCGTGATCGTAAAAACTTCTTTGCCAACTTCGGTTATCAACCGACCGACGCTACGCTGCTAGGGATGACCTTCAGCTATCTCAAAGGAGAGCGGGGTAAGCCGCCTATTACTCTTGAGGGTTACAATAGTAAGAAGGGGACGGGTGATGTTTTTGCCAAAACGATAAAATATCAACGGCAGGAAGACGAAGAATTCAACGTTCAGTTGGCCGCCAGCCACAACTTTGCCGGGCCTCTTAGTGTCAAGGGTTGGGCTTATTTTAATCGTCTTGATGTAGATGAGGAAGAGTTTGAAGATGACACTTATTCGACACTCAAAAACGGAAAAAGTGTTTATTCCGAAACGGAAATCTCCGGTGCTAACCTGCAGTTGTCTTATGATACGCAGAATTCCGGTCGGGCGACTCTGGGTCTGATGGTGGAAAACGACGACTATGAAAGCGAAGGAGATGATGGAGTAGAGATAGACAACGGAGATTTTCAGCTTTACTCGGCAAGCCTCGAATACGAAGTTTCCCCGATGGACAAACTCGGTGTGGTTCTCGGTGCGGGTGCTCACTTGCAGGATCGTGAAAGCGATAATGAAGAAGACTTTTCCTATCTTGTCGGTCTGACTTACGACCTGTCCGAGGGAACCCGACTCAAGGCCTCTCACGCTCGCAAGGTGCGTTTCCCGACTATTCGTGACCTTTATGACACGGATGATGGCAAGGTGAACGAAGACCTAAAAGCGGAGACCACTTGGCATTACGAAGCTGGTATCGAGCAGGTTCTGCCGGCCAAGACCCTGTTGTCGGTAACCGGTTTCTATATCGATATCGAAGATTACATCGAGAAAGTCAATGATGTAAGGCAAAATTTCGATGAGTACGAATTCTACGGTGTGGAAGTCGGGGCGGAGAATCGTTACTTTGACCGGCTGTTCTTGCGTGTCAGCTATACCTACATGAGCACCGAGGATAAGTCGGACGATACCGAACGGGATGAGCTGCAGAATCGGCCCGAGCACAAGGTCACCCTTGAATCGACCTGTAGTCTGCCTTGGGGTCTTACCGCTTATGCAGGTGCTCAATACATGACCGACAACTATTATTACAGCGTTGACGGTAACGAAGAGCAGGACAAATTGTCGGATATCTTCCTGGTCGACTTCAAGCTCAATAAGGCGGCTGCCAACGGCGCTATCGATCTCTATGTCGGAGTCGACAACGTTTTCGACGAAGATTACGAGCAGAGCTACGGTTTCCCCTTGGCCGGCCGTACTTTTTATGGTGGCGCGACCTGGAAGTTCTAA